The genomic DNA ATAAGTGATTCTTTCACGTAACACTGCAGACAAAAAGGGATGCAAAGAGTACATTCTAAAGCATTAACCACATGGGAGATGTTTTTTAGTACAGTCAGTGAAAATGATGGCATTTTCCGGTTCTTTAACCTTGAAAAGGAGTCGGTTCAAGAATATCCTGTTGTTGTGGAACTTCGCAAACACAGATGGAGTACAAACAGTTACACTGCTACAGGTAGGCAGCTTGAACAGCTGATATACAGGTGCGTATTTTCACCAGGGCTAAGCTCCAAGATGGTATGTATGCATATGCCATGGCCAAAGACCAGATGCTGAACCGGAATTATAGTAACTGGGATTATTTATAGTTCACTTACGAAAGTCGCTTTTTTAAAACGTGACCCTTGATGCCTACAGTAAATCATTCCAATCAGCCTTGGCTAATgatccttctctttatttttctttagccaGGACTTAAGGCACACCAGCACCAAGAACTCCACCTTATCAACTGTGCAGTGATAACCGTACCTCCGAGTCCTCGTGACCTCTCCAAACTGCACTCACTCTCCCAGAATTCATTCTAATGGTTTGCCTGAAACATCAGAGTTTTCACTCAAAGTTATAGCCAAGAACGCCTAGAGCTGAGCAGCTCATTACTCTGAAAGGACAAGATTTTAAAGTATCTTGTGGAAATTCTATCTCATGTTGACTATTTCACGTGGGTTTCACCTGTAGGCTTTATTCCAGGAAATAGGAATTCCGAGAATGCACATCACCTCGGGTTGAGTGACTTGAAAAAGTCTGAAAAGTCAATATGACAAATTTAACTATTGCCCTGTGTTTTTAACGTGTCACTGAGAAGAGTTTTTAATACAGGGAAGACACAGAATAAAACACTGAAATCAACCTCCAACCTAAGAAGTCATCTTCCGCCATTACTAGGGGAACAAAGGCGCGGACGCGTGGGGGCTGACCTGCCCTGGGCTGCCACACCTGCCCCGGGGGCCTGCCAGGCTCTCGCTGTCCCACTGCCAGGCTCTCAGCGCTCCCTCCTCGTCTTTCTTCAGAATCTGGCCTGTTTATTTTATCCTATGTCTGGAGACGGgagtgggctgggggtgggggtgggggacataaGGCATCTTAAAAGGAGTACGGTGTCGTGTTTTTGCTTTAACCAATGAGGCaacttttttcaaattaaaacacacaaaaagaaagcATGAATAATAAAAGCATGCTCAATTACTATAACTACAGTCTCTGTGACTCCAGTCACAGAAGTATTAAACAAGATTGCGATGTGGTTTCAACGAACTCGGTGATCCAACCTTAACCATAAAGCAATGATCGATGATCTGGAAATAATACAAGTGGCACTGAGAAATTACCCAAGATATGAAGGAAGTGTGAGAGGATTTCATCTTTTCACAAGAGGGTACCTTTGAGAGCTTCTCATGGTCTCAAATTCAACTCGCAATCGGCCCTATTCAAGAAACGGTACCACTCGGTGAGTCCTAGGACTGACACAAAAGCTGGGAATTCAGGTCTGAGGCAGCCAAAGCAGTGACCCTTCTTCGTGCCTCCAACCGAACCAACAGCTACTTCCTTTAAACGCTTATGTCAAAATTctacaggaaaaaggaaaaaaacagccaTTGGGCAAGAATATTGTTTTCTTCCAACCGTCTTCCCCCCCGCGCTTGTCAGCTCGGACTTCCTGTAGCCCTGGAAGCCTCGGCTTACCTGAAGTCCTTCAGCTCCTGCTTGCCACCGCTGTCCTCCCTCCTGCTGTCACCCGGGTCGGCAGCGGCTGCCAGCTGGAGGCTTCGGGTGACCGGCCCCCCACTCCGTTCTCTAGATTTTACATTGAACCGGTCTGTTCTTTTCTTACTGGCCAGAGCGGATTTGCTCTGCAAGACGGCCTTGCTCTTCTGTACCCTCACGTGCAGGCTCCGGGACGTCTTGCTCGAGAGCTGAGCGGAGTGACTCTTGGCCACAGCTTTGGGCTTCTTCCCATCGACATGCGTTATTCTGGCCATCCGGATAGGGCTCGAGTTCCTCAAGGAGGAGCTGGGCTTCTTGGACTTCACCGAAGCTGCAAATTTGACATTCTGCTTGGACCTGAAGGACGAGGACGGCAGCGGGCCTGGCGCAGGGCCGGAGCTGCGCGCTCGGGTCTTGCCCAGAGGAGCCTGCACGCTCTGCATCTTAATCTCCGCGTCTGCAGTCCGGCGCCGGTGGCCGCTGCCGTTTTTGTCACTGCCGGCAGGTGACGCGTGTCCACCTTTCTTGGATGAAGGCGACACTTTTTTTTTGGACGGGGAGAGCGGCTTTTTGGGACAGCTGAAGGCGGCGTGTTTATTCAGGCTCCCGATGTACGTGAACTCCCTGTTACAGTAGGGGCAGATGTGCGAGGACGACTCACAGGCGGTTTTGAAGTCGGCCTTCTGCTTCGCAGATTTGTTCTTTTGAAGGATTGCTTTCTGGACAAGCTGGTTCTTTTTCTTCAATGCGTTTAGTTTGAGCTTGTTCGAGGACATTTTGCTGAGCTCGACGCTGAAGTTCAGTCTTTTGGGCTGTCCCATCCGTCTGAAGGCGTTCTTCCCCGAGTTGTCTAAAACCACCACACCGTTTTTGGGCTGTACAGTCTGTTTTAAGGGGACTGGGTTTTTCTTGGGGGTATACCTCTTCTTGTCACTGGCAGAAGCACACGCCAAGATGTGTTTGTGTAACTCTGGCATGTTGTCAACACCTTTCCCACACTTTGTGCAGCGAATGGCAGTGGTGAACGTCTGTGGAATATTGTGGGTAGTGAAATTTGTGGCCGTCACGCCGATGCCCATAGGGTTTCGGTGATGGTACTGAAATGGGGGTGGCTTAAAGCTCGGGTAATGCTGATTGAGGCCCAGCCGGACATCTGGGTCTTTCGTCTTTATGCCAGAAGCCATTATTTTTATGGTCGTGTAAAGCTCTTCAGAGGAATCATTAagctcctcctcttcttttgaTGCTTCTAAAGGATCTTCCGGCAAACTCTGCATATGCTCTCTGTGGGCCTTGCTGGGATCAGTGAAGTTCTGGGGCCTCAGCGTGTCACTTTCAAACTCATGGTGGGTGCACACCTTGTCTGGGTGGAGATCTCGCTGGTGCTGCTGCAAAttgcacagaaatgcaaattcctttTTACACACCGAACACACAAAGATATTCCCAACTCCATGAAGCAAGAAGCGATGCTCTGACAGGTCAGTTTTAGCCTTAAAAAGCTGCACACAAAATTCACATTTGAAGGGCCATTCTTCAGCATGGACAGATAAATGTTTGGTTAGATctttaatggaaagaaaaggcGATTCACAGACATTGCAGACAAAGTTTTTGTTGAATGTTTCCTGAACAATCTCCTGTTCGACTGCAGACTGGGGTTCTTCCCTGGGTTTCAGATCATCATTCTCTAGTTCCTCCTGCTTGAAAGTAATCATGGGGAGAGAAGCTTCCAGATTATCCCCAGAGGAAACAACAGATGATACAGCTGAGAGCGGTGGCGgcgagggggaagaggaggaagacgaagaggagaaggaagacgAGGAAGACGAAGACGACGACGAGGAAAGGGTTGGGGGTCCCGGCGAAGCAGCAGAGGTGAGCGGCTCCACGGAAGGAATGGGAGAGGGTGACGGAGACACTGTCGGGGAGAGAATGGGAAGCGGGGACTGCACGGTGGCATTCGAGAGCGGAGAGGGACACGGATGGGGAGACGCCTCAGAAGAGGGGGCCGGAAGAGGGACGGTGGGAAGGAGTGGAGGCGGTGGCGTGGCAACAGTCAACACGGGAGGACAGGCTGGGGGGGAAGAGGGGTGTGTTGGGATCAAGAGAGGAGGCAGCTGcccagaagaaagggaagaggccTGTAGGGCAGGCGAGGAAGGAGAGACATCAGGTGGGGACTCAACCACAGGGGCAGATAAACTCGAGTCCGGGCCAAGGCCAGGGTCTGGCTGGGGGTCCAGGGATTGACAAGGACTCGGGCTCCGGGTCACATCTGCAGTATTCTCTACAGGTACATCAATGCCATTGTATTCGTTGAGAAGAACCTTCTGCAGCATGCAGGTggttggcttctttttctttacagCACTGCAGGCTGGCTGCACCAGATGGTTTTCTTTGAACTCCTTGCCTTCAGAGTCGCCACAAGGCTTCTTATGCACACTGAGATCTAATACAGATTCCCACTGGACCGGAGTCTTGCCCGTACCCTCAGCCTTCTGTTTCACACCGCTGGATAAATCCAGTGGCTGCTGGTTGCACACATTGCTAAAAGCAGAACTGGCTGCCCACTCCTTAGATACTTTATATTCGTCGAAGCATGGTGGGCTCacagtttctctctcctctctcccagatAAACTCCACACAGGTGAGTTGCTATGACTCTCTAATTTGGGCTTTTTGGAACCTAGAACTCCATCACTCCATGCTGCTTTGCCTTCGCTTTGCTTTCCAAAGTCTCGAAGGGCAGGACTATGTTGTGGGGAACTGGGTGGAGAGCTGGTCCGCCGCTTAAACCTACTCGAGGTTACGGGGAGCATCGATGCTGGAGCAGACACACAAACAGGCCCTAACTTCGGTATTTCAGTGGCTGAAATGCCCCCAGGAGGAGTTAGCTTGTCCTGGGTCTGAAGAAGCTGTTTGAGCTTCGATGACAAGTACACATTTTTCTCCTTGTGGAAAGACACCGCCTCTGACGTGGATATGCTGAGAGGCAGTAAGGAACACGAGGGCACCGAGGGGTCAGGCTCTGTCTCAGCTTTGATTTTCGGTAGTGCGGGAGGACTTGCCGTTCTTCGCTTCTTGGACTCACTGTTGGTGCCCCCAGAAGGCTCCTTAGGAAGATCCTCTGCTATGGAGGCCTGTGCCGTCTTTACATTTTGGGTGATCTCCACCGTTACTGGAGTAAGCAGACAATTTATCCCATACAAGTCCGCCGAGCTGGACTCCATCTCGATGACATCACAGTTACTCGTGCTGCTGCTGGTCTGAATTTTGCCATCAATATAGAACTTTAAGTTTTCAGAGATATTGCTGGAGATATCCATGATGTACACGTCATCTGCCTCCCCGTCCTCCTCCGGCTCCGTGCTAGGCACGTAGACACTCTGGGCAGGTGGGGCCTGCTCGGCAGGGGGGTGTGGCTCCTCCAGGAGGCCCCCTTTCCGCCGCACGCCCTTGGGAATCAGATGGCGCTCGTGAACTCTGCGCTGATGCCGCCTCATGTTAGTATGTGTTCCAAAAACCTTCTTACAGTATTTGCACGGATGAAGCTCTTTAACTTCCCCATTCTCTTCCACAACAGAAGAACCGACGCTTTCCTGGGGAGCTTTCTCTGAATGCAGGAGCAGAGAGTCTTGCCCGAGACTGGAAGGCGGCGAGTCCTCTTTCGCAGCAACACTGTCTCCGGGTCCTCTGCCATCAGCGGGGTCCTCGGATGGCTGTAGAGGGAGGCTGGGCTTCCGCTTCAGCCCCGCCTCGTGGCGCCGCTCGTGCCGCCTCCTGTTGATCTGTGTGCCGAATGCTTTCCCGCAGTACTTGCACTTGAAAGCATGATTGACCGTGGATATGTGGATGTGCATGTGACGTTCCAGCCCCTGTTTGGTCGTGAACTTCCTTTCACAATGCTGACACGGAAACAGAAACGTCTCAAATATATCACCGTTGGCCTCTTCCTTAGCTCTGGGAGTTCTGGTAACAGGTGGAAGCTCTAGAGAGCTCACAAGAGTTTCTTTTGAAACATGTTTTGGTTCTTCTAATAAATCTTCTGGCTTCTCATCACATCGTATTTCTGGCTCTTTTACAGAACTTTCATTTGGCATGtcagcttcttcctccccctcttcctccagctcgtcatcttcatcctcttcctcttcctcctcttcctccaaatCATTCACCTCACAGTTCGTGGCTTCTGGCTTCTCGTCCGGTTCTGTGTGGGGCTCACAGGCGGTGGGGGGGACCACTAGTTCTGGAAGCACATCCTGACTAGCCGCCTCCTGAAGAACGGCTGTCTGCTCCACTGCTGAGGCTGAAGGCTTCTCGTCCTCTTCCTTGGGACCTAGAAAGCACAGGGAAACAGAAGCATGGGCATGAGGGCAAAAACAAGCCACTTTCTGATCAATTCTTAGTATTCAAGCGATTTCTCTTATCACCCAAGATGCGTAGAGGAGCATATGGCCAGCAATAAAAAGCTCTACCTTCGCATTTATAAAGCCGTATTGGCTAGGAATCCCATTatgttcattcactcaacaaatgtctACAGAGCACCTGCTACACACCAGGCAACATGCTGTGCGGTGAGGATACGAGGATACGTACATGAACAGAGGGTGCCCACGTGGAGCTTTGAATCTCTTCTGTAATCaatcacacacatataaatacaattCTGTTGACAGAAATCGTAGTACTTAAACCGTgttggaggggcgcctgggtggcagtggggtgagcacctgccttcagttcaggtcatgaccccggggttctgggatcgagtcccacatcaagcttcctgctcagcagggagtctgcttctctctctccctcttccctcccagtGCTTACTCTCttgcatgtgcacactctctctctctctcagataaataaaatgttaaaaaaaaattaaaaaaaaaaaaaaaacctgtgttgGATATGGACACAAAATTGGATTTGGGACCAGCATGTGATGTTGGATATTAGGAGTCTTGTGAATTTTAATTCCTCATGATTCCAAACTGAAGCTAGAAAAGCGCTAAGAAGGGTGGACATTTTCCAAGTCTAAACAAATTATTAAGAACTCAGGagctgtggagaaaaaggaactttcatgcactgttggtgggaatgtgaactggtgtagccccTGTGGAAGACAGcatgcaggttcctcaaaaaaatcaaaaacagaactaccctactaTCCACTAATCGcactattgagtatttacccaaaacaatacaaaaacactCACTCAGAGGGATACACGTAGGGATACACCCCTTCGTTTACGGCAGCGTTATTTACAACAGCccaactatggaagcagcccaagtgtccattgatagttgaatggataaagaagatgtcacacacacacacacacacacacacagacacacacacacgagtattattcagccataaaaaatgaaatcttgccttttgcagcaacatgaatggagctagagcaTAATGCTAATAAGCAAAGTCAGGGAAAGAAATACCACACGATCTCACTCtagtgtggaatttaagaaacaaatcaaatgag from Canis lupus dingo isolate Sandy chromosome 2, ASM325472v2, whole genome shotgun sequence includes the following:
- the PRDM2 gene encoding PR domain zinc finger protein 2 isoform X7, translated to MRDSAEGPKEEDEKPSASAVEQTAVLQEAASQDVLPELVVPPTACEPHTEPDEKPEATNCEVNDLEEEEEEEEDEDDELEEEGEEEADMPNESSVKEPEIRCDEKPEDLLEEPKHVSKETLVSSLELPPVTRTPRAKEEANGDIFETFLFPCQHCERKFTTKQGLERHMHIHISTVNHAFKCKYCGKAFGTQINRRRHERRHEAGLKRKPSLPLQPSEDPADGRGPGDSVAAKEDSPPSSLGQDSLLLHSEKAPQESVGSSVVEENGEVKELHPCKYCKKVFGTHTNMRRHQRRVHERHLIPKGVRRKGGLLEEPHPPAEQAPPAQSVYVPSTEPEEDGEADDVYIMDISSNISENLKFYIDGKIQTSSSTSNCDVIEMESSSADLYGINCLLTPVTVEITQNVKTAQASIAEDLPKEPSGGTNSESKKRRTASPPALPKIKAETEPDPSVPSCSLLPLSISTSEAVSFHKEKNVYLSSKLKQLLQTQDKLTPPGGISATEIPKLGPVCVSAPASMLPVTSSRFKRRTSSPPSSPQHSPALRDFGKQSEGKAAWSDGVLGSKKPKLESHSNSPVWSLSGREERETVSPPCFDEYKVSKEWAASSAFSNVCNQQPLDLSSGVKQKAEGTGKTPVQWESVLDLSVHKKPCGDSEGKEFKENHLVQPACSAVKKKKPTTCMLQKVLLNEYNGIDVPVENTADVTRSPSPCQSLDPQPDPGLGPDSSLSAPVVESPPDVSPSSPALQASSLSSGQLPPLLIPTHPSSPPACPPVLTVATPPPPLLPTVPLPAPSSEASPHPCPSPLSNATVQSPLPILSPTVSPSPSPIPSVEPLTSAASPGPPTLSSSSSSSSSSSFSSSSSSSSPSPPPLSAVSSVVSSGDNLEASLPMITFKQEELENDDLKPREEPQSAVEQEIVQETFNKNFVCNVCESPFLSIKDLTKHLSVHAEEWPFKCEFCVQLFKAKTDLSEHRFLLHGVGNIFVCSVCKKEFAFLCNLQQHQRDLHPDKVCTHHEFESDTLRPQNFTDPSKAHREHMQSLPEDPLEASKEEEELNDSSEELYTTIKIMASGIKTKDPDVRLGLNQHYPSFKPPPFQYHHRNPMGIGVTATNFTTHNIPQTFTTAIRCTKCGKGVDNMPELHKHILACASASDKKRYTPKKNPVPLKQTVQPKNGVVVLDNSGKNAFRRMGQPKRLNFSVELSKMSSNKLKLNALKKKNQLVQKAILQKNKSAKQKADFKTACESSSHICPYCNREFTYIGSLNKHAAFSCPKKPLSPSKKKVSPSSKKGGHASPAGSDKNGSGHRRRTADAEIKMQSVQAPLGKTRARSSGPAPGPLPSSSFRSKQNVKFAASVKSKKPSSSLRNSSPIRMARITHVDGKKPKAVAKSHSAQLSSKTSRSLHVRVQKSKAVLQSKSALASKKRTDRFNVKSRERSGGPVTRSLQLAAAADPGDSRREDSGGKQELKDFSWKEPRVEILGRERSDRGSDGGWRLDGSVAAGDAQQRNPGPVLKAEPQGLSLSESSKPRVTPWKRPRPLTDPQSCCFQGAEEPRVTSYSLRLASRCPPPAAPYVTRQCRNVKATAAAQFQGPLFKE
- the PRDM2 gene encoding PR domain zinc finger protein 2 isoform X4; its protein translation is MNQDTEPVAAAESLAEVPEHVLRGLPEEVRLFPSAVDKTRIGVWATKPILKGKKFGPFVGDKKKRSQVKNNVYMWEVYYPNLGWMCIDATDPEKGNWLRYVNWACSGEEQNLFPLEINRAIYYKTLKPIAPGEELLVWYNGEDNPEIAAAIEEERASARSKRSSPKSRKGKKKSQESKNKANKTDDLQLKTGEPDSASANMRDSAEGPKEEDEKPSASAVEQTAVLQEAASQDVLPELVVPPTACEPHTEPDEKPEATNCEVNDLEEEEEEEEDEDDELEEEGEEEADMPNESSVKEPEIRCDEKPEDLLEEPKHVSKETLVSSLELPPVTRTPRAKEEANGDIFETFLFPCQHCERKFTTKQGLERHMHIHISTVNHAFKCKYCGKAFGTQINRRRHERRHEAGLKRKPSLPLQPSEDPADGRGPGDSVAAKEDSPPSSLGQDSLLLHSEKAPQESVGSSVVEENGEVKELHPCKYCKKVFGTHTNMRRHQRRVHERHLIPKGVRRKGGLLEEPHPPAEQAPPAQSVYVPSTEPEEDGEADDVYIMDISSNISENLKFYIDGKIQTSSSTSNCDVIEMESSSADLYGINCLLTPVTVEITQNVKTAQASIAEDLPKEPSGGTNSESKKRRTASPPALPKIKAETEPDPSVPSCSLLPLSISTSEAVSFHKEKNVYLSSKLKQLLQTQDKLTPPGGISATEIPKLGPVCVSAPASMLPVTSSRFKRRTSSPPSSPQHSPALRDFGKQSEGKAAWSDGVLGSKKPKLESHSNSPVWSLSGREERETVSPPCFDEYKVSKEWAASSAFSNVCNQQPLDLSSGVKQKAEGTGKTPVQWESVLDLSVHKKPCGDSEGKEFKENHLVQPACSAVKKKKPTTCMLQKVLLNEYNGIDVPVENTADVTRSPSPCQSLDPQPDPGLGPDSSLSAPVVESPPDVSPSSPALQASSLSSGQLPPLLIPTHPSSPPACPPVLTVATPPPPLLPTVPLPAPSSEASPHPCPSPLSNATVQSPLPILSPTVSPSPSPIPSVEPLTSAASPGPPTLSSSSSSSSSSSFSSSSSSSSPSPPPLSAVSSVVSSGDNLEASLPMITFKQEELENDDLKPREEPQSAVEQEIVQETFNKNFVCNVCESPFLSIKDLTKHLSVHAEEWPFKCEFCVQLFKAKTDLSEHRFLLHGVGNIFVCSVCKKEFAFLCNLQQHQRDLHPDKVCTHHEFESDTLRPQNFTDPSKAHREHMQSLPEDPLEASKEEEELNDSSEELYTTIKIMASGIKTKDPDVRLGLNQHYPSFKPPPFQYHHRNPMGIGVTATNFTTHNIPQTFTTAIRCTKCGKGVDNMPELHKHILACASASDKKRYTPKKNPVPLKQTVQPKNGVVVLDNSGKNAFRRMGQPKRLNFSVELSKMSSNKLKLNALKKKNQLVQKAILQKNKSAKQKADFKTACESSSHICPYCNREFTYIGSLNKHAAFSCPKKPLSPSKKKVSPSSKKGGHASPAGSDKNGSGHRRRTADAEIKMQSVQAPLGKTRARSSGPAPGPLPSSSFRSKQNVKFAASVKSKKPSSSLRNSSPIRMARITHVDGKKPKAVAKSHSAQLSSKTSRSLHVRVQKSKAVLQSKSALASKKRTDRFNVKSRERSGGPVTRSLQLAAAADPGDSRREDSGGKQELKDFSYSLRLASRCPPPAAPYVTRQCRNVKATAAAQFQGPLFKE
- the PRDM2 gene encoding PR domain zinc finger protein 2 isoform X3, with the translated sequence MCIDATDPEKGNWLRYVNWACSGEEQNLFPLEINRAIYYKTLKPIAPGEELLVWYNGEDNPEIAAAIEEERASARSKRSSPKSRKGKKKSQESKNKANKTDDLQLKTGEPDSASANMRDSAEGPKEEDEKPSASAVEQTAVLQEAASQDVLPELVVPPTACEPHTEPDEKPEATNCEVNDLEEEEEEEEDEDDELEEEGEEEADMPNESSVKEPEIRCDEKPEDLLEEPKHVSKETLVSSLELPPVTRTPRAKEEANGDIFETFLFPCQHCERKFTTKQGLERHMHIHISTVNHAFKCKYCGKAFGTQINRRRHERRHEAGLKRKPSLPLQPSEDPADGRGPGDSVAAKEDSPPSSLGQDSLLLHSEKAPQESVGSSVVEENGEVKELHPCKYCKKVFGTHTNMRRHQRRVHERHLIPKGVRRKGGLLEEPHPPAEQAPPAQSVYVPSTEPEEDGEADDVYIMDISSNISENLKFYIDGKIQTSSSTSNCDVIEMESSSADLYGINCLLTPVTVEITQNVKTAQASIAEDLPKEPSGGTNSESKKRRTASPPALPKIKAETEPDPSVPSCSLLPLSISTSEAVSFHKEKNVYLSSKLKQLLQTQDKLTPPGGISATEIPKLGPVCVSAPASMLPVTSSRFKRRTSSPPSSPQHSPALRDFGKQSEGKAAWSDGVLGSKKPKLESHSNSPVWSLSGREERETVSPPCFDEYKVSKEWAASSAFSNVCNQQPLDLSSGVKQKAEGTGKTPVQWESVLDLSVHKKPCGDSEGKEFKENHLVQPACSAVKKKKPTTCMLQKVLLNEYNGIDVPVENTADVTRSPSPCQSLDPQPDPGLGPDSSLSAPVVESPPDVSPSSPALQASSLSSGQLPPLLIPTHPSSPPACPPVLTVATPPPPLLPTVPLPAPSSEASPHPCPSPLSNATVQSPLPILSPTVSPSPSPIPSVEPLTSAASPGPPTLSSSSSSSSSSSFSSSSSSSSPSPPPLSAVSSVVSSGDNLEASLPMITFKQEELENDDLKPREEPQSAVEQEIVQETFNKNFVCNVCESPFLSIKDLTKHLSVHAEEWPFKCEFCVQLFKAKTDLSEHRFLLHGVGNIFVCSVCKKEFAFLCNLQQHQRDLHPDKVCTHHEFESDTLRPQNFTDPSKAHREHMQSLPEDPLEASKEEEELNDSSEELYTTIKIMASGIKTKDPDVRLGLNQHYPSFKPPPFQYHHRNPMGIGVTATNFTTHNIPQTFTTAIRCTKCGKGVDNMPELHKHILACASASDKKRYTPKKNPVPLKQTVQPKNGVVVLDNSGKNAFRRMGQPKRLNFSVELSKMSSNKLKLNALKKKNQLVQKAILQKNKSAKQKADFKTACESSSHICPYCNREFTYIGSLNKHAAFSCPKKPLSPSKKKVSPSSKKGGHASPAGSDKNGSGHRRRTADAEIKMQSVQAPLGKTRARSSGPAPGPLPSSSFRSKQNVKFAASVKSKKPSSSLRNSSPIRMARITHVDGKKPKAVAKSHSAQLSSKTSRSLHVRVQKSKAVLQSKSALASKKRTDRFNVKSRERSGGPVTRSLQLAAAADPGDSRREDSGGKQELKDFSWKEPRVEILGRERSDRGSDGGWRLDGSVAAGDAQQRNPGPVLKAEPQGLSLSESSKPRVTPWKRPRPLTDPQSCCFQGAEEPRVTSYSLRLASRCPPPAAPYVTRQCRNVKATAAAQFQGPLFKE